The Immundisolibacter sp. region CCTTCGGCAGCGACGAGCCGGCTTACAAGGCACTTAAAGTCGCGCTCGATGGCTCGCTCAGCGGCGGGCGTGAGCACCTGCTGATCTACGCCACCTCCAACCGTCGCCACCTGCTGCCGGAATACCAGGAAGAAAACACCCTGACCCGGCACGTCGGCGAGGAAATCCACTTCGCCGAGGCGGTGGAAGAGAAGATCGCCCTGTCCGAGCGCTTCGGACTGTGGCTGGCGTTTCACCCCTTCGACCAGGACCGCTACCTGGATATCGTGCGGCATTGGCTGACGCGTCTGAGCTGCGCGGTCAGCGAACCGGCCGACATGCGCGAGCAGGCGCTGCGGTGGGCGCTGACGCGCGGCAGTCGCAGTGGCCGCAGCGCCTGGCAGTTTGCGCGGGATTACGCCGGTCGCGCGCGCCTGGGCGAGGCGCCATGAGTACCCCTGCGGCGACTCTCGGATTCACCAAGATGCATGGTCTGGGGAATGATTTCGTGGTCATCGACGGCGTGCGTCAGCAGGTCGATCTGAGCCCAGCCCAGGTACGCGCCATCGCCGACCGCCACTTTGGCGTGGGCTGCGACCAGCTACTGCTCATCGAGGCGCCACGGCGAGACGATGCCGACTTCACCTACCGCATCTTCAACGCCGACGGCGGCGAAGTGGAACACTGTGGCAATGGCGCCCGCTGCGCCGCACGCTTTGTGCACGACCAGGGGCTAAGCGAGAAGACCAGCCTGATGTTCGATACCCTGGGCGGGCTCATCCGGCCACAGCTGCTGGCCGATGGCGAGGTCAGGGTGGACATGGGCATTCCCTGTTTTGAGCCGGCGCGTATTCCATTCGATGCCCCAGCCGAAGCCCTGGACTACACGATTGAGCTGGCCGGCGGCCCGGTGCGCGTCGCCGCGCTGGCCATCGGCAACCCGCATGCCGTGCTGCGGGTGGACGATGTCGCCACGGCGCCGGTCGCAACGCTTGGCCCGCAGCTGGGGGGGCATACCCGCTTCCCGCGGCGCGTCAACGTGGGGTTCCTGCAAGTACTTGGCCAGAACGAAGGGCGGCTGCGCGTCTACGAACGCGGTGTTGGCGAAACTCTGGCCTGCGGCACGGGCGCTTGCGCGGCCTTCGTCGCCGGCTACCGCTGGGGCATGTTCGGACCAACCGCCACGCTGCACCTTGCTGGCGGTGCCCTGCGCCTGGCCTGGGCTGGGCCGGACACCCCGGTATTTCTGACGGGTCCGGCCGTCACCGTCTTCGAGGGCACGCTTCGCCAATGAATAAATCCACCATGAAACCCGCTGCCGACGCCGCCCAGGTGGCCGCCTATCTGCTGCTGAACCCGAATTTTCTGGAACAGCACCCGCAAGTGTTCGAAGCGCTCAACGTGCCGCACCCAACGGGTGGGGCGGTATCGCTGGTCGAGCGTCAGGTCGCCGCCCTGCGCGAGCGCAACCATGCCCTGACCGCGCGCCTGGACGCCGTG contains the following coding sequences:
- the dapF gene encoding diaminopimelate epimerase, with protein sequence MSTPAATLGFTKMHGLGNDFVVIDGVRQQVDLSPAQVRAIADRHFGVGCDQLLLIEAPRRDDADFTYRIFNADGGEVEHCGNGARCAARFVHDQGLSEKTSLMFDTLGGLIRPQLLADGEVRVDMGIPCFEPARIPFDAPAEALDYTIELAGGPVRVAALAIGNPHAVLRVDDVATAPVATLGPQLGGHTRFPRRVNVGFLQVLGQNEGRLRVYERGVGETLACGTGACAAFVAGYRWGMFGPTATLHLAGGALRLAWAGPDTPVFLTGPAVTVFEGTLRQ